The following coding sequences lie in one Miscanthus floridulus cultivar M001 chromosome 9, ASM1932011v1, whole genome shotgun sequence genomic window:
- the LOC136482581 gene encoding MEIOTIC F-BOX protein MOF-like, with protein sequence MEIAEGTRKRTRASDGGGESSTGGPDRLSALPDCLLHVMMSSLKARQVVQTCVLSTRWRHLWRSVPCLDIDIVEFRTKAAAPASSSGGSNSSSDSDDSDSDLGSNQDKGKVWDEFEDFTVNLMLRCNIALLDSFRLDIDRGCRPQTYVCSDSAIQGWEYSGRQAAAWLRRAMKYCTPGPSHAISCQRQGLNLSPSSWRLRRLHLCHVPLDDRFAEHLSSVCCSLEDLELDHCTCEIRSIASDSLQNLVLKSCSWGGFLSDIASPTLKTLIIDGGSNWYGDLLAISAPMVAYLRLDVDGVCFRGGISINEMPSLDRASIHLRRHKYSFLSKSMCGSKLGGDQSKLLCGVSNVTSFDLLGVGTTVLGKEPTFLEFQNLRNLLLGDCDLSDDFRILRFFHRGSPNLEKVTLRHCKFPGDSEDKEGTHKLDKTSSSGCCYGLDFLHDENIELEIIHKDDDACQSADELVRGLPNLKGTTDAVPDAAAAPAEHPVPHSTGVGPRRGTRCRTTSVRISGPEWEWPM encoded by the exons ATGGAGATTGCAGAGGGCACAAGGAAACGGACCCGTGCAAGCGATGGCGGTGGCGAAAGCTCCACCGGTGGCCCGGACCGGCTGAGCGCTCTACCAGACTGCCTCCTCCACGTCATGATGTCCTCCCTCAAGGCTCGACAGGTGGTGCAGACGTGCGTGCTGTCAACACGCTGGAGGCACCTCTGGCGCTCTGTGCCGTGCCTCGACATCGACATTGTTGAGTTCAGGACCAAGGCGGCAGCGCCTGCCTCCAGCAGTGGCGGCAGCAACAGCAGCTCTGACTCTGATGACTCCGACTCCGACTTGGGCAGCAACCAGGACAAGGGCAAAGTGTGGGACGAATTTGAGGATTTCACCGTCAACCTCATGCTCCGTTGCAACATCGCACTGCTGGATTCATTCAGGCTGGACATTGATAGGGGCTGCAGACCTCAGACCTATGTTTGCTCTGACAGTGCAATACAAGGCTGGGAATACAGTGGCCGACAAGCAGCAGCATGGCTCCGACGTGCGATGAAATACTGCACACCAGGACCAAGTCATGCCATCAGTTGTCAGCGTCAGGGATTGAATCTGAGCCCCAGTTCTTGGCGCCTCAGAAGGCTGCATCTCTGCCACGTGCCTCTGGACGATCGTTTTGCGGAGCATCTTAGCTCAGTGTGCTGCTCTTTGGAGGATTTGGAGCTGGACCATTGCACCTGTGAGATCCGTTCGATCGCCTCTGACTCGCTCCAGAACTTAGTTTTGAAAAGTTGCTCATGGGGTGGATTCCTCTCCGACATTGCATCCCCAACATTGAAGACCTTGATTATCGATGGCGGCTCCAATTGGTATGGCGACCTGCTGGCTATCTCAGCCCCCATGGTTGCCTATCTACGCCTAGATGTGGATGGTGTCTGCTTCCGTGGAGGTATTTCGATAAATGAGATGCCATCCCTTGACAGGGCTTCGATTCATCTACGCCGTCACAAATACAGTTTTTTGTCCAAAAGTATGTGTGGAAGTAAACTTGGCGGAGATCAATCCAAGCTTCTTTGTGGTGTGTCTAATGTGACAAGTTTCGATTTGTTAGGTGTCGGGACAACG GTGCTCGGTAAGGAACCCACATTCCTGGAATTCCAGAACCTGAGGAACTTGCTGCTGGGCGACTGTGACCTCAGTGACGACTTCCGGATATTGCGATTCTTTCATCGGGGTTCACCTAATCTAGAGAAGGTCACGTTGCGGCACTGCAAG TTCCCTGGTGATTCTGAGGACAAGGAAGGAACGCACAAACTGGACAAGACCTCATCTTCTGGTTGCTGCTATGGCCTGGACTTCCTACATGATGAGAACATCGAGCTTGAAATCATACATAAAGATGATGATGCCTGTCAATCTGCTGACGAGCTTGTGCGCGGCCTACCAAATCTCAAAGGTACAACTGATGCTGTTCCTGACGCTGCTGCCGCTCCTGCTGAACATCCGGTGCCTCATTCAACTGGAGTTGGGCCTCGTCGGGGAACTCGGTGCAGGACGACCAGCGTGCGCATCTCGGGACCAGAATGGGAATGGCCCATGTAA